A region of Desulfolithobacter dissulfuricans DNA encodes the following proteins:
- the rpoB gene encoding DNA-directed RNA polymerase subunit beta, which translates to MDRVRKSFAKTRQIMEPPHLIAMQRHSYERFLQRDIHPDEREDFGLQAIFKNIFPITDFNGLCSLEFVRYSFGEAKYTVEECIERGMTYEVPVKITVRLITFDVDEETGVQSVRDIKEQEVFLGSLPLMTKDGVFVVNGTERVVVNQLQRSPGLFYTHDNGKSHSSGKRLYSARIIPVRGSWLDFEFDIKDVLYVRIDRRRKLPVTTLLKALGYTSEQLLREFYDVDTVLVEQGKYALVFKPETFIGQRLNRDLVDPETGEVMGKKGRKISKALAKRIAKAGIETIEIDPEDLLGRYLVADIADPKTGDLIGRCNDEVTESMLEAIEKAGIKSFELLFIDGVKVTESFRKTLAMDKVQDTEQAQIEIYRRLRPSSPPTPEVAATFFENLFFNPSTYDLSEVGRYKINSKLGLDTPIETRTLTREDIVKSVKHLVRIKDELKEGDDIDHLGNRRVRTVGELVENQYRMGLVRMERAIRERMTLQEVETLMPHDLVNPKPVTSAIKEFFGTSQLSQFMDQTNPLSEVTHKRRLSALGPGGLSRERAGFEVRDVHPTHYGRICPVETPEGPNIGLIVSLATYARVNPYGFIETPYRNVTERKVTNEVKYLSALQEQDEVIAPARVTIENDTLVEDSLIARQEGEVVMVSADQVTKMDVAPNQLVSVAASLIPFLENDDANRALMGSNMQRQAVPLLKPAAPLVGTGMERHVAQDSGACLLAEGDGVVEEVDATRVVVRYDEPGTGGFETGVAVYRLSKYKKSNQNTCFNQKPLVMPGQRVTRGTVLADGPSTEQGELALGKNVTIAFMPWRGYNFEDSILINERLLKEDTFTSVHIEIFETMARDTKLGKEEITRDIPNVGEEALRNLDDSGIIRIGAEVKAGDMLVGKVTPKGETMLSPEEKLLRAIFGEKAGDVKDSSLRVPPGVEGVVIDAKVFSRKGVDKDERTLMIEEREIENLNRDMEDELKSLKKGVRKALEEILTGRTVKTDIKDRKGRVILKLGKKLTPKVIEQIEFAKLATLDFSERSKYEDEIAAVFSRYNTQAKLVRERYQGIVERMEKGDDLPPGVVKMVKIYVATKRKLAVGDKMAGRHGNKGVVSRLLPEEDMPFFADGTTVDIVLNPLGVPSRMNVGQVLECHLGFAAKKLGEQIAELAQKAEVDAVKERLRKVYSEEEYRQLTDGLSDEELLDKARKYGHGIHVATPVFDGASEEAIRNYLVEAGVDEVGQSVLYDGLTGEPFANKVTVGTMYMLKLHHLVDNKIHARSTGPYSLVTQQPLGGKAQFGGQRLGEMEVWAMEAYGAAYTLKEFLTVKSDDVEGRTTMYEKIVKGNNFLETGLPESFHVLVKELKGLCLDVELLE; encoded by the coding sequence ATGGACAGAGTACGAAAAAGTTTTGCCAAGACACGGCAGATAATGGAGCCCCCGCATCTGATTGCCATGCAGAGACACTCGTACGAGCGTTTTCTGCAGCGGGATATCCATCCCGATGAGCGGGAAGATTTCGGGCTGCAGGCAATTTTCAAGAACATTTTCCCGATCACCGATTTCAACGGGCTCTGTTCGCTTGAGTTTGTCCGGTACAGTTTCGGAGAAGCCAAGTATACGGTCGAGGAATGTATTGAGCGCGGCATGACATATGAAGTGCCGGTTAAGATCACCGTTCGGCTGATCACCTTTGATGTGGATGAGGAAACCGGGGTCCAGTCGGTGCGCGACATCAAGGAGCAGGAGGTTTTCCTCGGCTCCCTGCCGCTCATGACCAAGGACGGCGTGTTTGTGGTCAACGGTACCGAGCGTGTGGTTGTCAACCAGCTCCAGCGGTCTCCGGGCCTGTTCTATACCCATGACAACGGCAAGTCGCACAGCTCCGGCAAGCGGCTCTACTCGGCCCGGATCATCCCGGTGCGCGGATCCTGGCTCGACTTCGAGTTTGACATCAAGGATGTCCTTTACGTCCGGATCGACCGGCGGCGCAAGCTCCCTGTCACCACCCTGCTCAAGGCCCTGGGCTACACCTCGGAGCAGCTCCTGCGTGAGTTTTATGATGTCGACACCGTCCTGGTCGAACAGGGAAAATATGCCCTGGTCTTCAAGCCGGAAACCTTCATCGGTCAGCGGCTCAACCGGGATCTTGTCGATCCGGAAACCGGCGAGGTTATGGGCAAGAAAGGTCGCAAGATCTCCAAGGCTCTGGCTAAACGTATTGCCAAGGCGGGCATCGAGACCATCGAGATCGATCCCGAGGATCTCCTCGGCCGCTACCTGGTTGCCGACATCGCTGATCCGAAAACCGGGGATCTCATCGGTCGCTGCAATGACGAAGTGACCGAGTCCATGCTCGAGGCCATCGAGAAGGCCGGTATCAAGAGTTTCGAACTTCTGTTCATTGACGGTGTCAAGGTAACCGAGTCGTTCCGCAAGACCCTGGCCATGGACAAGGTCCAGGACACCGAGCAGGCCCAGATTGAGATTTATCGTCGACTGCGGCCTTCCAGTCCGCCGACCCCCGAGGTAGCGGCCACCTTTTTTGAAAACCTCTTTTTCAATCCGTCCACCTATGATCTGTCCGAGGTGGGTCGGTACAAGATCAACTCCAAGCTCGGCCTCGACACCCCAATCGAGACCCGGACCCTGACCCGGGAAGACATTGTCAAGAGTGTCAAGCACCTGGTCCGGATCAAGGACGAGCTCAAGGAGGGGGATGACATCGATCATCTCGGCAACCGGAGGGTCCGGACCGTGGGTGAACTGGTGGAGAACCAGTATCGCATGGGCCTGGTGCGCATGGAGCGGGCCATTCGCGAACGGATGACTCTCCAGGAGGTGGAAACCCTGATGCCGCACGACCTGGTGAATCCCAAGCCGGTCACCTCGGCCATCAAGGAGTTCTTCGGCACCTCCCAGCTCTCCCAGTTCATGGATCAGACCAATCCACTCTCCGAGGTCACCCACAAGCGCCGTTTGTCCGCTCTTGGACCCGGTGGTCTCTCCCGGGAGCGGGCCGGTTTCGAGGTCCGCGACGTTCATCCGACCCATTACGGTCGTATCTGCCCGGTTGAGACCCCTGAAGGACCGAACATCGGCCTGATTGTTTCCCTGGCAACCTATGCCCGGGTCAACCCGTACGGGTTCATAGAGACGCCGTACCGGAACGTGACCGAGCGCAAGGTCACCAACGAGGTCAAATATCTCTCGGCTTTGCAGGAACAGGATGAGGTCATCGCCCCGGCCCGGGTTACCATAGAGAACGATACTCTGGTCGAGGACTCGCTGATTGCCCGTCAGGAAGGTGAGGTGGTCATGGTCTCGGCCGATCAGGTGACCAAGATGGATGTGGCTCCGAACCAGCTGGTTTCGGTGGCCGCCTCCCTTATCCCCTTTCTCGAAAACGATGACGCCAACCGGGCGCTCATGGGCTCAAACATGCAGCGCCAGGCCGTGCCTCTGCTGAAACCGGCCGCCCCCCTGGTGGGGACCGGCATGGAGCGGCACGTGGCCCAGGATTCCGGAGCCTGTCTGCTGGCCGAGGGCGATGGGGTGGTGGAAGAGGTCGACGCCACCCGGGTCGTGGTCCGCTACGACGAGCCTGGCACCGGAGGCTTCGAGACCGGAGTGGCGGTGTATCGGCTGTCCAAGTACAAGAAGTCCAACCAGAACACCTGTTTCAACCAGAAGCCCCTGGTCATGCCCGGCCAGCGGGTGACCCGCGGGACGGTGCTTGCGGATGGACCGTCCACCGAGCAGGGAGAGCTTGCGCTCGGAAAGAACGTGACCATCGCTTTCATGCCCTGGCGCGGCTACAACTTTGAGGACTCCATTCTCATCAACGAGCGGCTTCTCAAGGAAGATACCTTTACTTCGGTCCATATCGAGATTTTTGAGACCATGGCCCGGGACACCAAGCTGGGCAAAGAGGAGATCACCCGCGATATCCCCAACGTCGGCGAGGAGGCCCTGCGTAATCTTGATGATTCCGGTATCATTCGCATCGGTGCCGAAGTAAAGGCCGGCGACATGCTGGTGGGCAAGGTGACCCCCAAGGGTGAGACCATGCTTTCGCCCGAGGAAAAGCTCCTGCGGGCCATTTTTGGTGAAAAGGCCGGGGACGTCAAGGACTCCTCCCTCCGGGTGCCGCCCGGGGTGGAAGGCGTAGTGATCGACGCCAAGGTTTTTTCCCGCAAGGGAGTGGACAAGGATGAGCGGACGCTGATGATCGAGGAGCGCGAGATCGAAAACCTTAACCGCGACATGGAAGATGAGCTCAAGAGTCTGAAAAAAGGCGTGCGCAAAGCCCTGGAAGAGATCCTCACCGGCCGGACCGTCAAGACCGACATCAAAGACAGGAAGGGGCGGGTTATCCTCAAGCTTGGCAAGAAACTGACCCCCAAGGTGATCGAGCAGATCGAATTCGCCAAGCTTGCCACTCTGGACTTTTCCGAGCGCAGTAAATACGAGGATGAGATCGCTGCGGTCTTCAGCCGGTACAACACCCAGGCCAAGCTGGTCCGTGAGCGGTACCAGGGCATAGTCGAGCGCATGGAAAAAGGCGACGACCTGCCTCCTGGTGTGGTCAAGATGGTCAAAATCTACGTGGCCACCAAGCGCAAGCTCGCCGTGGGCGACAAGATGGCCGGTCGACACGGTAACAAGGGTGTTGTCTCCCGGCTGCTGCCAGAGGAGGACATGCCGTTTTTCGCCGATGGCACCACGGTGGACATCGTTCTCAACCCCCTGGGTGTACCCTCCCGTATGAATGTGGGCCAGGTTCTGGAATGTCATCTCGGCTTTGCGGCCAAGAAGCTTGGCGAGCAGATTGCCGAGTTGGCGCAGAAGGCTGAGGTCGACGCGGTCAAGGAACGGCTCAGGAAGGTCTACTCGGAAGAGGAATACCGTCAGCTCACCGACGGACTGAGCGACGAGGAGCTCCTGGACAAGGCCCGGAAATATGGTCACGGGATCCATGTGGCCACCCCGGTGTTCGACGGTGCCTCCGAGGAGGCCATTCGTAACTATCTGGTAGAGGCCGGAGTGGACGAGGTGGGCCAGTCCGTGCTCTATGACGGCCTGACCGGTGAGCCTTTTGCCAACAAGGTTACGGTCGGCACCATGTATATGCTCAAACTGCATCATCTGGTCGATAACAAGATCCATGCCCGGTCCACCGGACCCTATTCCCTGGTCACCCAGCAGCCGCTCGGTGGTAAGGCACAGTTCGGTGGCCAGCGTCTCGGTGAGATGGAGGTCTGGGCCATGGAGGCCTACGGCGCCGCCTACACCCTCAAGGAATTCCTCACCGTCAAGTCCGATGATGTCGAGGGCCGGACAACCATGTACGAAAAGATTGTCAAGGGCAACAACTTCCTTGAGACCGGTCTGCCTGAATCGTTCCACGTCCTGGTCAAGGAGCTCAAGGGGCTCTGTCTGGATGTGGAACTGCTCGAGTAG
- the rplL gene encoding 50S ribosomal protein L7/L12, with translation MAVTKEDVIEFISNMSVLELSELIKELEDKFGVSAAAPVAVAAVGAAGDAGGDGGAAEEKTEFDAILTAAGDQKIKVIKEVRAITSLGLKEAKALVEGAPAPIKEGVTKEEAEEIKEKIEAVGGSVEIK, from the coding sequence ATGGCTGTAACCAAAGAAGACGTAATCGAGTTTATTTCCAATATGTCCGTTCTCGAGCTCTCCGAGCTGATCAAGGAGCTTGAGGACAAGTTCGGCGTATCCGCCGCCGCCCCTGTTGCCGTAGCTGCCGTAGGCGCTGCTGGTGATGCTGGTGGAGACGGAGGAGCCGCAGAGGAAAAGACCGAGTTTGATGCCATTCTGACCGCTGCCGGCGATCAGAAGATCAAGGTTATCAAAGAGGTCCGTGCTATCACTTCGCTTGGCCTGAAAGAGGCCAAGGCCCTGGTTGAGGGTGCACCGGCACCGATCAAAGAGGGTGTAACCAAAGAAGAAGCCGAAGAGATCAAGGAAAAGATCGAGGCTGTCGGCGGTTCCGTGGAGATCAAATAG
- the rplJ gene encoding 50S ribosomal protein L10, which translates to MNRDKKATKVSELQETFSKAKFAVVTDYRGLKVTELEKLRRALREQNAQIRVSKNTLLRIAVKGTEYEGLTEFFTGTTAVAVAFEDPVGSAKALTEFAKEYDNLKIRSAALEGSVLNAEDVLALSKLPGKDELRAMLLGTMAAVPTGFVRVLNGVPQKLVYALQAIKEQKEN; encoded by the coding sequence TTGAATCGCGATAAAAAGGCCACAAAGGTCAGCGAGCTTCAGGAGACCTTTAGCAAGGCCAAGTTCGCGGTGGTGACTGATTACCGCGGACTTAAAGTCACGGAACTGGAAAAGCTGCGTCGCGCATTGCGGGAGCAGAATGCCCAGATCAGGGTGTCGAAAAACACGCTGCTGCGGATTGCTGTCAAGGGGACCGAGTATGAAGGACTCACCGAGTTCTTTACCGGTACCACGGCAGTTGCTGTCGCCTTCGAAGATCCGGTCGGGTCTGCCAAGGCCCTGACGGAATTCGCCAAGGAGTACGATAACCTCAAGATCCGGTCCGCTGCCCTCGAAGGCAGCGTTCTGAACGCCGAGGATGTACTGGCCCTGTCCAAACTGCCAGGCAAGGACGAACTCCGCGCCATGCTGCTTGGAACCATGGCCGCAGTGCCCACCGGCTTTGTCCGTGTACTCAATGGCGTACCGCAGAAGCTTGTTTATGCCCTGCAGGCAATTAAAGAGCAGAAAGAAAACTGA
- the rplA gene encoding 50S ribosomal protein L1 has product MPKHGKKYRKAVEQIDSTRLYELAEALDLALKTKFANFDESLDIAVRLGVDPRHADQMVRSSVMLPHGTGKEVRVLVFAKGEKEIEAREAGADYAGSDDLVAKIKEGWLEFDKTIATPDMMGEVGKIGRILGPRNLMPNAKLGTVTFDVARVVQEVKKGKVDFRVDKAGVVHAPMGKASFGVDKLVDNIVAFIDKIIQLKPSSSKGIYLKSIAVSTTMGPGIKVDPLQVRSLLKKA; this is encoded by the coding sequence ATGCCGAAACACGGAAAGAAATATAGAAAAGCCGTAGAGCAGATCGACTCGACCAGGCTGTATGAGCTGGCCGAGGCCCTGGATCTCGCTCTCAAGACCAAGTTTGCCAATTTTGATGAATCCCTGGATATTGCTGTCCGGCTCGGGGTCGATCCCCGGCATGCCGATCAGATGGTGCGTTCCAGTGTCATGCTGCCCCACGGTACTGGTAAGGAGGTGCGTGTCCTGGTGTTTGCCAAAGGGGAAAAAGAAATCGAGGCCCGGGAAGCCGGAGCCGATTACGCCGGCTCCGATGATCTGGTTGCCAAGATCAAGGAAGGCTGGCTCGAATTTGACAAAACCATTGCCACCCCAGACATGATGGGGGAAGTGGGAAAAATAGGCCGGATTCTCGGACCGCGGAACCTGATGCCCAACGCCAAGCTCGGCACGGTCACCTTTGATGTGGCCCGGGTTGTCCAGGAGGTCAAGAAGGGTAAGGTTGACTTCCGGGTCGACAAGGCCGGCGTCGTACATGCTCCCATGGGCAAGGCCTCTTTCGGGGTCGACAAGTTAGTAGATAATATTGTCGCATTCATCGACAAGATTATTCAGCTCAAACCATCCTCCAGCAAGGGTATCTATCTGAAGAGTATTGCCGTATCGACCACCATGGGTCCAGGTATCAAGGTGGATCCTCTCCAGGTCAGGTCCCTGCTCAAAAAGGCATGA
- the rplK gene encoding 50S ribosomal protein L11, translated as MAKKVQSYIKLQIPAGKANPSPPVGPALGQHGVNIMDFCKAFNAKTQSMGDTIVPVVITVYNDRSFSFITKTPPASVLLLKAAGVSKGSSNPKKDRVAELGRDAIREIAETKMPDLNAYDIEHAMRIIEGTARSCGITVID; from the coding sequence ATGGCAAAAAAAGTTCAATCCTATATCAAACTGCAGATTCCCGCCGGCAAGGCCAATCCGTCTCCGCCCGTAGGACCTGCTCTTGGCCAGCATGGTGTCAATATCATGGACTTCTGCAAGGCATTCAATGCCAAGACACAGTCCATGGGCGATACCATCGTTCCGGTTGTTATTACAGTCTACAACGACCGGTCCTTCAGTTTCATAACCAAAACCCCGCCCGCCTCCGTCCTGTTGCTCAAGGCGGCTGGCGTGAGCAAGGGCTCGTCCAATCCGAAAAAGGATCGTGTGGCCGAGCTTGGTCGCGATGCCATTCGCGAGATTGCCGAGACCAAGATGCCGGATCTCAATGCCTATGACATCGAGCATGCCATGCGCATTATCGAGGGCACAGCGCGTTCCTGCGGAATTACTGTAATCGACTGA
- the nusG gene encoding transcription termination/antitermination protein NusG, which yields MAKHWYIVHTHTGYEDKVKATLEERIRSAGLEEYFGEILVPTEQVVEMVKGARKTSSRKFFPGYILVQMELNDQTWHIVHDTPRISGFVGDNLNPMPLMEEEANKIIGRIKEGATKPKPKVVFEVGDVIRVTDGPFANFQGVIDEVYPDKGRVRVMVSIFGRETPVELEYIQVSKN from the coding sequence ATGGCAAAACACTGGTACATAGTTCATACCCATACGGGGTATGAAGACAAGGTCAAGGCCACCCTGGAGGAGCGTATTCGCTCGGCCGGTCTTGAAGAGTATTTCGGCGAGATTCTGGTCCCCACCGAGCAGGTGGTCGAAATGGTCAAGGGTGCCCGCAAGACATCGTCAAGAAAGTTCTTTCCGGGTTATATCCTGGTGCAGATGGAACTCAATGACCAGACCTGGCACATCGTTCACGATACACCGCGCATCTCCGGTTTTGTTGGCGACAATCTGAACCCAATGCCTCTGATGGAAGAAGAGGCCAACAAGATCATCGGACGCATCAAGGAAGGGGCCACCAAGCCCAAGCCCAAGGTTGTTTTCGAGGTGGGCGACGTGATCCGGGTCACCGACGGGCCCTTTGCCAACTTCCAGGGCGTTATCGACGAGGTTTATCCGGACAAGGGACGGGTCAGGGTCATGGTTTCCATCTTTGGCCGCGAAACTCCGGTTGAGCTCGAATATATACAAGTCAGCAAAAATTAG
- the secE gene encoding preprotein translocase subunit SecE, protein MKKTSFSPAAVREFLLEVQAEFKKVVWPDKKVTAGLTGFVIVLVIVISMYLGSVDLLLGKLVSMVLR, encoded by the coding sequence ATGAAAAAAACCTCTTTCTCGCCGGCGGCTGTCAGGGAATTTCTCCTTGAGGTGCAGGCCGAGTTCAAGAAGGTTGTCTGGCCTGATAAAAAGGTCACCGCTGGTCTGACCGGCTTTGTCATTGTTCTGGTTATCGTCATATCCATGTATCTTGGTTCCGTGGACCTTCTTCTTGGTAAGCTTGTCTCCATGGTTCTTCGATAG
- the rpmG gene encoding 50S ribosomal protein L33, whose protein sequence is MRDIITLACTECKRRNYSTTKNKRTIPHKLELKKYCPFCRSHTLHRETK, encoded by the coding sequence ATGAGAGATATTATCACGCTTGCCTGCACGGAGTGCAAGCGGCGCAACTATTCCACGACCAAGAACAAGCGTACCATTCCCCATAAGCTGGAGTTGAAGAAGTACTGTCCGTTCTGTCGTTCGCATACACTGCACAGGGAAACCAAGTAG